The nucleotide window GCAAATCATAactgacatagattcccatttttctctgaggacCCAATTTAGTACGTAATGGCGACGCTATTGGCAAATAGATTGCGCACCCAAACACATGTAAATACGAGACGTCGGGCTCGTATCCAATAACCAACTATAATGGTGAATGTGGTTAGGTAACGGTGGGCCTCGAGCGGACCAACATAACTACGTGCAATATTACGTGACCCCAGGTAGATACCATCAAATTGGTTCTCATCACCAAAGTCTAAGCTATCGTTTGaaggcgctttatgaaagcttctgccaggctattttgggtgtgaacatggggtacaagatgttcaaCTTTAATCCCAacagacatgcaataatcgttaAAAGTTTGTGACCTAAACTCTCCAGCTTATCCAATCGAATCGACTTAATTGGATAATCAGAgtggtgagccctaagcttaataatttgtgcCAAGAGTTTCGCAAATGCAGCATTGcgtgtggacaagaagcaaacatgtgaccatcatgtcgatgcatcaaccaacaccatgaaGTATTTAAATGGTCcgcatgttggttggataggtccacaaatatccccttgaatcctttgAGGAAACTTAGGAGGGtcatgaataatctttgtaattgaGGGTTGAATGTTCAACTTCCCCAAGGAACATGCTTTGCAAAGCGGATGGCCAGGATAAGATTTCAAGTGATGCCCATGAGATGCTTTGAGGATACGACGTATCATATCTTGTCCGGGGTGTCTCATtcgatcatgccaaagcagcAAAATGTCCTGGAACCCAGCACTAGGGCCAGCCATATGGTGGGTCTCTACAGCTCGAATGGTTGTTATGTACAACCCACTAGGGAGACATTCCAGCTTCTCGTGAATACACTTCCGACCATATTCgtaagaagtgatacaaagaaattcagaaccattctTTTCAGTGGTTTTAACATGATATTTATTATCTCAAATGTCTTTAAAAATCAgaaacgttcttccggaacgagGAGAATAGAGTGTCTCTTTAATAGTTAATTAAGtaccattaaacaacattatagGGCATTTCTGTATCTTTCtattaggttggatgggcctcAGAGAGTTGTCataggtgcattcttaggtacaaagttagtaaaatagtgtttcTCACGTAAtatggtgtgcgtggttgcactatcagCTAGaaaactaacttccccactaatcatacctagaaataaactaattgaatcggtcacatgcatacatataattccattcattcaattaatcaattcgagaaataatatccataaaataatatccaaagttcaaaacaaaccaaaccaaacaaataattccaaagacttagaaaaattgttcaaaattaaaccataaacctagaaattagagggggttcggccactaagGGTTAAACgccctaaaaacatgtctaaaTTTATTCTTCCGTAAAAGCGGATGCCTCCTGAAAATCTGAAACCTCCAGAGATGTAGTAGCTATTTCAGGGATCTCTACATGCACAAAGTTGGACTCAtgacgggaatgatacttggcaatggcCTTGGGGGTAGCTCGGCATACGCGTGACGAATGATCCCTTGATCCACAGTAGTAGCACATATCCAGTTAAGTGGAATCCAATTGAACGGTAgtttttcccttgttcttgaagtttggggccttcgGGGCAAGGGTTGGCACTTTTGGGTCaagtttcctcccttggatgggcctctGTTCGGTGGACCTTGGGCCCATGGTGGGGCTTGCCGCCCTTTCCCATGGCCACAACGAGATCTTCATCAGTTGTTGTTGTTCAAGGTTGTCACGTGTGCTTCAGGCGGGGCGTTCAAGCCGGtaagtcgagcttgatgattcttcatcaaaagctagttctgcttttcagcaagaagtagaACATATatcaaatctgaaaatttggtgaacttatgtgccctatattgttgctgcaggactgtagacatcgaaatttcggtaaataaatattgaccgataaatcaaagtttcaacgctcatgtattacataaattttacacgtagcgtgtgtctaaacaaaaaatcgagaatcatcagaaaagtcatcaaacaggacacgtgtcaacacttggcagaaacaacttatttcatctggaatattatattcaaaattaggccttggaaaattctataactAGAagtcaatttcattcattttttgggaaccaattcatattacaccttgaagctctgaagctctgaaactccgaagctctcaagcatctaggttctcgaagaatcaagaaagccttttcgttcttcgttcatcattcttccaagatcaagccccgacggcccccttgaagaacttccaccaattcaagatcaagccccaaaggcccttgaagaacttccaccaattcaagatcaagccccgacggcccttgaagaaagtgttcatcgttcatcatccgttcatcccgaagaatcaagaaagccttcttcgttcttcgttcatcgttcttccaagatcaagcctcgacggcccctttgaagaactttcaccaattcaagatcaagccccgacgggccttgaagaaagtgttcatcgttcatcatccattcatcctaaaatcaagccccaacggccatttggatcaacaacgtcgacaaatccacacatccaaccgtccttcaagatcaaagcccaaaagcccttgaaggtccgttcatcactgttcttcaagatcaaacccaaaagccccttgaagatccgttcatcaccgttattcaagatcaagcctcaacgacccttgaagaaacgctcatcctcaagatcaagccccaacagctccttgaagatccgctcaaatccaccttcaagatcaagcccacggcccttgaagaacgttcatccttagatcaagcccaacggccctttggatcaatcgcacatccacaaatcacaCCTtatggagatcgaatcagaagatcaaatttaaaacagattgtaacccaaaatcatcaaatacaaatattattttgtgcacgttgttcttgtctctttcctttcaggaaattttcgtgttcacaaggacaatattggtggcattaAAGGTCAAATAGTtattctccaggagatcctatTCAGTTAAGTCCTCATTACAAAACTTAAGCTGTGATcgaattctacaaacttcaaagttgtattcattcacagacttaaagtctttgAAGCATAAATGCTGCCAGTCGTCTTGCTTCAAGCAAGAagatgtctttctggtgattaAAGTGATCTGCTAAAGCGAGCCAGAGGGTACAGGGATCCAACTCTGCGAGGTATTATGTCTGCAATGCATCATTGATGTGTCTTCAGAtaaagatcatagcagtggctttctGAGCTTCATCGACAGATGCATCGTCGATTGGTTCCTCGATGGTAGCTCTAAGACTTTTTGTAGTAAGGTGGAACATCATGTCTTGAACTCACTTCaagtagtttcttccagagacttccaaagcggtgaaatcgagcttgttcaagttcgacatatCCCTAAACATAGGGTATAACAAAATGTGGTTAGTCATATGGAAAGCCATAGACGTACATTGTAGAACGTtcaggttctatagacatgtattggtttaatttatgcatgaaagctacaggtttcatgtggtaagttttgaatgaaaacttcgggtttcaaaggcactaaattcgaaactacaggttcgatttagtttatgaacattTAGTTCATATATAGGGGTAcctgcaagaacacataatacaatatacaataaagtgtagtggatttatGGATTGCTTCAGGAAcccaagtgtgagtgcttcAAGATTACGAAAGAGAGTCAACGAATCAAAGAGAcgaaataatttattgaatcgttaatgccAAAAAGTGAGCTTCAGGCCAATAATTTTAGATTAATTGTTAGATTAGTTGACTATtggtcactttaattaattcaatagattgaGACCATTCGGGGTCCatcgtagaagcaaaaataattataagatTCGGGTTAAAATGATTTAGAATGCTAAAAATTAGCATTGGATTCAAAAATCGATAGCCTAAACACGGTGGGCATGGGTGTCGTGAGTAAGGCAAGGCACTATAGGCGTTTTGGGCTTAGGTTGGCTGCAGGCCACAAGCCGAAGAAAAAAGGAGCCCAGCAGCAAGGCTACTGGAATTTGGACTAAGATCAATACGGGAACAAGTCCAGCCTAAAGGCTGGCTTACGGGTCTCACGAGGAAACCCCGGCTGAGGCTAGATTCCGATTTTTTGCCATAAGGGTAAGCCCAACCCTGTGGGGTGGCTGATTGGAATACGGGTCGTGGCTAAGCCCAGCAGCACAGCTACTCGTGTGGGCCGAGAGGAGGGACCAGCCTAGCTTGGGCTGGCTCTGGTCAGGGCTTCAGGCCCGTGGTGCGAAACCAAACCTATGGCCTGGTGTCCACAGTATGCAGTGAAGCCCAAAGGCTTCAGCAAAGGTCCAAGACGTCGAACGACGTTGTCTCGAGGGGGTCCATCTCGTGGCTGGGCTTCATACCAGCGCGGTGGTGTCCcagaattttccttttttttttttaaattctaaggTTGAAAACCCTAAGTGCTCtaaattaatttcaattatttgaCTCGCAATTCAACATAGCATATATGCGTAATGCatgaacaattatatatattgacaaaatatatgaacatatatacGATGTATATaattggaaggaaaatataaatatagggggttcatgcatcatggtgaatgttttcatgcttcaaggttttttcaaatatcttaatttattttagaagAACCTAATTGGCAGAAAACGAGTGAAAGCccttgaatttgtagaagatagcCTCCTCCTACGATCCTTCAGTTCCTTAGCTTCTGGTAAGAGTGTGTTGATAACATGTTGTATGCCTAATTAACTAAGCAATCTAAGGAATAGAGAGAGGGGGCTGACGGCAACAAGAGAGCAAGAGAGAAATTTAATTATGAGGTTTGTGTTGTATCACCcatttatgcctttatttatagtagtaggaatgATAGactccttacccttttaggattacatcTCTCactaggtaatcaactcctaataggtaACCACAAGACACTCCTAGATGtactagaatttacacaatcacattcctaatttgataggactgcaacaatttgttaaaaaaagaaaaaaacctaaTTTAGACAATTCTtttatataaaaactaattacaCTCTTATCGGTTGTTATTCTGGCAGCAACAAAAAATGTATAATATAATAAGTATTTAATCTGAGACAACACGACATGTTTGACTATGTTAGTCGGTGAATGGTCATACATAAGAGAtatataacaaaacaaaaaaaaggaagacATGCGGTTGGCAATCCCGAGGTAAGGAGaacatttcttttgttttgtattttttttttttttttttttggaaaaaaacaTTTCTTTTGTTATTGGATCTTTAAAGTGTTAAACCAAAAAACTTCGACCAAAAAAAGGGGACCAAATCTTAGGGTTTCggactcttgaaatttgatttaataaCTACAAATAAAGAACatttctaaaagttataataattataatcgttggatcaaattccAAGAGTCCGAATATCCGGATCCCTAGGATTTGGTTGGAGGAATTCGAAGAGGATCTCTTCTCCGAAAAAAGACCTTTAAAGTGAAGGACagaaaaaatttgaacttgGAACTTTTTCAACCAACACCCTCTTCGAAAAAATTTTGAACTCATAACTTTTTCCAAGAACACCACAGTGGTTACGGAATTGCCCTTAAACACCAACACACCACACCCCGCTTTATGAGAGTTTTCGGGTTGGGTCTGATTCGAAGAATGCTTTGCTTTGATGGAGCAAGAAGCACCTTCCAGTTGGAGATGAATTTATTTGCAACTGGAACACAAAGGTGGCAATATCCCAAATTAACGAGTAATGTGACATACACAAAATAAAAGCCAGAGTGGCACGAGATAGGCTTAGGATACCGCCGCATTGGTGTAATGGTTGCATAATGTATGTTTCACTCTTCGGGTTGACgcatgaaattttgaaaatggaaCACCACATGATGCCTTGATTCATTAAATAACAAAAGATTATGGGTCATACTTCATTTGACAGAGAAAAACCCTTCTCTATACCCTCCACTGCTTCAACCCTTACAACCAAGGAGTTAGATtcgcatttttctttttccttttcttttattcaGAAGTTCGATTGCCAATTCAGGTGGTTCAGTTGGGGTTGCTGATATGCACCAACTTGTGCCCCAGGAGCAGCTGCGCCAACCCCAACACCGACATTACCGCCCATAGCAGGGCCCATATGGTGCGGGTTCGGAATTGCACTGGGCTGAGGAGGATGGTACAAACCTGGGAACTGCATGTGAGAAGATTGAGCTGCAGCTGCATTGAAGGAAGCATGAGCACCGTGAGATGGCATATAAGCACCGTGCGGCGTTTGCGCAGGCATGTTGTAGTACGGGGTGGATTGCATGCCCGGGTGCTCCCTTGCATTCTGAATCCAAATCTCTGATGTCTCAGCCTGCCATGTCAATCGTTAAAAACATACATTAACACCACGTATTATTGTAATTAATAGTGGATGGTAAAAACGAGATCATCAAAGCCTGTCCGTCTCTCCCACATATTCATATAAGGCAATTCGTTTCAACGATTACAATCAACTTCCTTATCAGCAAATCGCCCATTGGAGAGCATTATAATTTTAGCATTCAATGTAAGTACCTACATAAAATGGTAAACTTTACCTGAGGATTTGGGACGTATAGATTGCCATCTTTGTACTTGATTCGAGATGAATCTTCTAGCCCAGTGGCACCTCCAACACCAGGGGCGTTGATTGCATATCCGTTGGGATTAGTAAAATTCCCAAACCCTGTCGGACTTCCAGCAGGGACAGGCTTAAACTGCTGCACTCCATACTTGAGGCTGTTTGCATTTAGGTGCGAACCGCCTCCAGGCATCAGCAAGTAGCTGTTGCCATTAGACAGGTGAGGATATGCAGGGTTGTTAGAATAGCCAGGAACAGCCATTGGTGGAACATAAACTGGTGAGAGAAATTGGCGATATGGCATGAGATTAGCATAATGTGAAACATGAACTTGTGGGTACATCTGTGCCACTGGGGGTGGTTGCTGTTGCACCATGGCAACTGTTGATGCAGCCATGCTGTTGACGGTATGCGAGCTCAAGGCCTGTAACCAAAGAAAATAGCATCTGTTAAATCCAATTCACTATAAATGGGTTTAATTAAGGTAGTACATATTGTaaacttgagagagagagagagagagagagagagagagatggtctCAATTACACCCATAATGTCTAACACAGAATATTTTTTTAAGCAGTTATGAAAGCAAAAACTGATGACTTGAATGATGCATAGAAGTTCTAAAGATAATCTACAAGttatggaaaagaaaaagtattatTCCCTGCAGTATTGTCTTAAAAATGGCAGGAACATCATTTTTGATCGTGGAAAACATAGATAGATTGTGCACACAAAATGCTCACAAAGGTATCAAGCAGCAGGTTTAGGGCATCCAACATTACCACGCAGCAGTTCTATGCATCCAATGACATGCCTAGTTATGGAGACAGTAACTGTAACACATCACAATACCGCAAGCACTTGACTTTACCTCTTGAGGAGGATGTCCACGGCTTTCCTCCATATTTGGTCTGAAATAAGGTATGTCATAACCAGTCTGAGAATCAAATGCCTGCTTCCAAACAGAAGACAGAATGAACGTTCAAGAACATGTCAATATATGTCACAACATGCAAACACTTCTTCCCAATGAAgggcttttattattatataaacaaataaagcTCCAGAAAACAccattaatcacattaaaaaacTATCACAAATAATGGTTGGCAAATGAAATTGCAAAGGTGACACTAATCTTATATATACATACTACAAAGGCGACACTAGTCTGACTAGTGTACTCACCGAAAAACCTTGTAACTCTGATGGATCTTGCTGTTGTGAATCGGAAGGTGCATAGGATGAACTGTTGTCTTGAACCAAACCAATATCTGCATAATTGCCCAAATTCTGGGGACTAGAAGTTTCTTTTTTCTCAGGCAATTGATGCTCAGCAACTGCACCTGATACTGGGGATTCAGAGCCAGAACTTCTAACTTGGTGATCTAATAAATCCACCGGCTTGATGCCAGAAGCCTCATCACTGCACAACTCTGGAGCTGATACTGACAAACTGCATAATAGAATCATTTATAAGTCAAACAAGCTAGGATGCCAACAGATGTTAACTGCAAACAAATTTCTCAAAAACTGCATGAGGGGTATGTCGCAGCAAAGTTAACTCATCACTTGCTATAATTAGATAACACCTACCTTGCTGCAGCTTCCCTGTTTGACTCCTCTGTATCTCCAGCTTGAAATCCATTAACTATATTCCCTGTTGAATCAAGCTCTGTCCCCAAGCTTCCAAACGTTAATTGAAAACGATCACTGTCTGGGACCCTAATACTCTCTGCTATGACAACATTACAGTTATCATATACATTTACTAATGCGAGCTTATCTTGCAACTTAGCTGCTTCTGACTCTGAAACCTTAGAATCACCAGAAGCAGGTGAAATAGACTTTGTTGGTGTTCCAATGACTCCAGGACTGTTAGAACTTGGCTTTTGGCTTGATTTAGGTTTCCACTCCTTATTAGTCTGGGAAGCTGCATCCGGAAACATGATTATTACTCTTGCAAAATTTTCAGCAAGACATGACTCACAGGCTTCAAAAGTGAAGACAACATttcaaacaaaagcacaaaaatattttttttatttatttgaaaagaGAGACAAATTTTTACTGCACTTTGCACAGAACAATAAAATACAAGGTGGACAAGACGTCCACAAAGTAAAAACAGAAACAGGATAAACACCAAAATCACCCTGAAACTTAGAATCTAAATGAATACTCCACAAAACAAACTAACAGCACCATTCCAATTAGTGAGCTTTTCTAACAAGAACAGACATTTTATGCTTTAACTCTGTTATTATAGAATTTGTATGcagattattttattttaagagGAATGAATTTAAAGTCCATAATTAAAGCAAGTATTACCTTTCTGATGTCCCACAGGTGGTGGGTGTGGCCTGACGTTGTGCTGATTACTTAACAACGGTCTGCTGCCCGACATGCTAGGTATCACAGACTCAGAAGTTTGGCTCACTTGATCAGCTTTAGAGATTCCAGTGAAAGGTCGAAATGACTCAGTAGAACCCTCTTTTCCCAAGAGTGAATTTGAGACAGAAGTCACAGAGCTACCTGGAGCAGAGGGCTTGGAGTTGCCAGAAGCTTGCCTCCTAATACCAACTTCTCGTTTAATAGCACCAACAGAAGCAGCTGGTCTGGAATCAGGAGACGGCACATGAACAGGATCT belongs to Malus sylvestris chromosome 17, drMalSylv7.2, whole genome shotgun sequence and includes:
- the LOC126610834 gene encoding GBF-interacting protein 1-like isoform X3 encodes the protein MVAGSRIEGGTQIISAGVRKTIQSIKEIVGNYSDFDIYWALKETDMDPNETAQKLLNQDPFHVVKRKRDKRKEVFSNSNGQVPVDARRHFESAGQGPTSNTSSDRPPSQNTTSDRPSSHSTFSDRPPYRNTFSDRNVRRGGYARGGSTGISREFRVVRDNRINGNVNKEMKPASLQCTTSTNEQASNDSEKGQTASSKSQKPSSRQNSSHGLNGQTQIRSSGANSTGNVRTETLVEKRVTLPIAASRVQAGKPNNSQPHSPVVVSSNSVVGVYSSSTDPVHVPSPDSRPAASVGAIKREVGIRRQASGNSKPSAPGSSVTSVSNSLLGKEGSTESFRPFTGISKADQVSQTSESVIPSMSGSRPLLSNQHNVRPHPPPVGHQKASQTNKEWKPKSSQKPSSNSPGVIGTPTKSISPASGDSKVSESEAAKLQDKLALVNVYDNCNVVIAESIRVPDSDRFQLTFGSLGTELDSTGNIVNGFQAGDTEESNREAAASLSVSAPELCSDEASGIKPVDLLDHQVRSSGSESPVSGAVAEHQLPEKKETSSPQNLGNYADIGLVQDNSSSYAPSDSQQQDPSELQGFSQAFDSQTGYDIPYFRPNMEESRGHPPQEALSSHTVNSMAASTVAMVQQQPPPVAQMYPQVHVSHYANLMPYRQFLSPVYVPPMAVPGYSNNPAYPHLSNGNSYLLMPGGGSHLNANSLKYGVQQFKPVPAGSPTGFGNFTNPNGYAINAPGVGGATGLEDSSRIKYKDGNLYVPNPQAETSEIWIQNAREHPGMQSTPYYNMPAQTPHGAYMPSHGAHASFNAAAAQSSHMQFPGLYHPPQPSAIPNPHHMGPAMGGNVGVGVGAAAPGAQVGAYQQPQLNHLNWQSNF
- the LOC126610834 gene encoding GBF-interacting protein 1-like isoform X1, translated to MVAGSRIEGGTQIISAGVRKTIQSIKEIVGNYSDFDIYWALKETDMDPNETAQKLLNQDPFHVVKRKRDKRKEVFSNSNGQVPVDARRHFESAGQGPTSNTSSDRPPSQNTTSDRPSSHSTFSDRPPYRNTFSDRNVRRGGYARGGSTGTGISREFRVVRDNRINGNVNKEMKPASLQCTTSTNEQASNDSEKGQTASSKSQKPSSRQNSSHGLNGQTQIRSSGANSTGNVRTETLVEKRVTLPIAASRVQAGKPNNSQPHSPVVVSSNSVVGVYSSSTDPVHVPSPDSRPAASVGAIKREVGIRRQASGNSKPSAPGSSVTSVSNSLLGKEGSTESFRPFTGISKADQVSQTSESVIPSMSGSRPLLSNQHNVRPHPPPVGHQKASQTNKEWKPKSSQKPSSNSPGVIGTPTKSISPASGDSKVSESEAAKLQDKLALVNVYDNCNVVIAESIRVPDSDRFQLTFGSLGTELDSTGNIVNGFQAGDTEESNREAAASLSVSAPELCSDEASGIKPVDLLDHQVRSSGSESPVSGAVAEHQLPEKKETSSPQNLGNYADIGLVQDNSSSYAPSDSQQQDPSELQGFSQAFDSQTGYDIPYFRPNMEESRGHPPQEALSSHTVNSMAASTVAMVQQQPPPVAQMYPQVHVSHYANLMPYRQFLSPVYVPPMAVPGYSNNPAYPHLSNGNSYLLMPGGGSHLNANSLKYGVQQFKPVPAGSPTGFGNFTNPNGYAINAPGVGGATGLEDSSRIKYKDGNLYVPNPQAETSEIWIQNAREHPGMQSTPYYNMPAQTPHGAYMPSHGAHASFNAAAAQSSHMQFPGLYHPPQPSAIPNPHHMGPAMGGNVGVGVGAAAPGAQVGAYQQPQLNHLNWQSNF
- the LOC126610834 gene encoding GBF-interacting protein 1-like isoform X2 yields the protein MVAGSRIEGGTQIISAGVRKTIQSIKEIVGNYSDFDIYWALKETDMDPNETAQKLLNQDPFHVVKRKRDKRKEVFSNSNGQVPVDARRHFESAGQGPTSNTSSDRPPSQNTTSDRPSSHSTFSDRPPYRNTFSDRNVRRGGYARGGSTGTGISREFRVVRDNRINGNVNKEMKPASLQCTTSTNEQASNDSEKGQTASSKSQKPSSRQNSSHGLNGQTQIRSSGANSTGNVRTETLVEKRVTLPIAASRVQAGKPNNSQPHSPVVVSSNSVVGVYSSSTDPVHVPSPDSRPAASVGAIKREVGIRRQASGNSKPSAPGSSVTSVSNSLLGKEGSTESFRPFTGISKADQVSQTSESVIPSMSGSRPLLSNQHNVRPHPPPVGHQKASQTNKEWKPKSSQKPSSNSPGVIGTPTKSISPASGDSKVSESEAAKLQDKLALVNVYDNCNVVIAESIRVPDSDRFQLTFGSLGTELDSTGNIVNGFQAGDTEESNREAAASLSVSAPELCSDEASGIKPVDLLDHQVRSSGSESPVSGAVAEHQLPEKKETSSPQNLGNYADIGLVQDNSSSYAPSDSQQQDPSELQGFSAFDSQTGYDIPYFRPNMEESRGHPPQEALSSHTVNSMAASTVAMVQQQPPPVAQMYPQVHVSHYANLMPYRQFLSPVYVPPMAVPGYSNNPAYPHLSNGNSYLLMPGGGSHLNANSLKYGVQQFKPVPAGSPTGFGNFTNPNGYAINAPGVGGATGLEDSSRIKYKDGNLYVPNPQAETSEIWIQNAREHPGMQSTPYYNMPAQTPHGAYMPSHGAHASFNAAAAQSSHMQFPGLYHPPQPSAIPNPHHMGPAMGGNVGVGVGAAAPGAQVGAYQQPQLNHLNWQSNF